Proteins encoded by one window of Triplophysa rosa linkage group LG19, Trosa_1v2, whole genome shotgun sequence:
- the fgf10a gene encoding fibroblast growth factor 10a — MLTHSFRTRGEPDPNRAAKEATAVCATDVRGFTSCHHPFSLPLLQHVLFCEASPSPTSSSTMCRWKVTKGSSAWFRLSCFSLLLLLLLLCSTLPVACHDTHRAARAPRGTNSSSPAIVGRHVRSYNHLTGDVRRRKLFSYQKFFLRIDKNGKVNGTKSKDDPYSTLEIKSVDVGIVAIKGIQSNYYLAINKKGVVYGARDFSIDCKLIERIEENRYNTYASAEWRNKKKPMFVGLSANGRPMRAKKTRRKNTATHFLPIPIV; from the exons ATGTTGACACATTCCTTTCGGACACGAGGGGAACCAGATCCAAACCGAGCAGCGAAAGAAGCGACCGCAGTGTGTGCCACAGACGTTCGGGGCTTCACCTCCTGCCATCACCCTTTCTCCCTTCCACTTCTTCAGCATGTACTCTTCTGTGAGGCTTCTCCCAGTCCAACGAGCTCCAGTACAATGTGCAGATGGAAAGTGACTAAGGGTTCCTCAGCCTGGTTTCGTCTGTCCTGCTTCTCCCTGCTACTGCTGCTTCTGCTTCTCTGTTCAACTCTACCCGTGGCCTGCCATGACACCCACAGGGCCGCGCGTGCCCCCAGGGGCACCAACTCCTCGTCCCCGGCCATCGTGGGGCGGCACGTGCGCAGCTACAATCACCTTACGGGGGACGTGCGCAGACGGAAACTCTTCTCCTACCAGAAGTTCTTTCTCAGGATCGATAAAAACGGAAAGGTCAACGGAACCAAAAGCAAGGACGATCCGTACA GTACGCTCGAAATCAAGTCTGTGGATGTGGGCATTGTTGCCATCAAGGGGATCCAAAGCAATTACTACCTTGCAATTAACAAGAAAGGGGTGGTCTACGGGGCG AGGGATTTCAGCATCGACTGCAAGCTAATAGAGAGGATAGAGGAGAACAGGTACAACACGTACGCCTCGGCCGAGTGGAGGAACAAGAAGAAGCCCATGTTCGTGGGTTTGAGCGCCAACGGGAGGCCCATGAGAGCCAAAAAGACCCGGAGAAAAAATACAGCCACACACTTTCTCCCCATTCCGATCGTGTAG